The nucleotide sequence AGCATAGGGTTGCTCAGGAACTGCCAGAGCTGAGCTCCCCAGGGAAAGCCTGGGCCTACATTGTCCACTTCTTGGCTGGAGCAGGAACCCAGGGAAAAGACCCAGAACGCAGCCACACTGCTTGAGTGCCCACTGCATACCTCGTACCGTGCGGGGTATTTTCTTGCATACACCATATAATCCTTCCTGTTGTGAAACCGCAAACTGGctcagaggggaaggaagacatCTGGGCAAGGATGAAGGGCAGAGTGGGCTCAGGACAGGCTGAGTGTTGACTGCCCCCAGCCCAGCAGAGAGGGGACCCGGGAAGGAGAGGCCAGGTCTGCGGAAAGATGGTGTCGGGAGGAGACCGAGCATCCAGGTACCAGAGCTgtgcctgtgtcctcctctgtacaaagtgtgtgtggggggtgtcaTCCCCCAGGCTGCCCCCTCGGGGTGCTGTGAGAAGTGGATGGGGCGAGAGATTCTGCCGAGTGGGGAGTGCTGTGCCTACATGGGGTAGTGTGTGCCCAGTGTTTGCTAGGCACAGGTGGAGGGGCTGGACCAACCAAGAAACAAGCTGTGTGGATGACGTCTGCCTCTGTGTGGCCACACCTCACCCAGTATGGGCTATGAGGATTCTGCCCGGAGGTTCCCTGAGGTGACCTGGCATAGACAGGCCTCAGTGGCTCAGAGGGCCAGGGAGGACCAGATGGCTCACTTTAGCTCAAGCAAACAGGCCTAAGATCTGCACCCAGACATGCCAGACATTTCTCTGCTCACAGTTGGGAGGACAGGGACGGACCAGGGGTAATAGTGAGGCAAGACTGTCTGAGATACCCACAATCCATCTGAGGGCTGGCTTGTGCCACCCAGACTGCAGACATCACATCAGGGCATGCCCGCTTGTCCTGGGTCGGCTTCCCAGGCCTCTGGGAAGACTTCTGTACTTTGGAGTTGTAGGAGGGGTGGGACATGGCGAAGTGAGAGGCAGGGGGGAACAAACTAACTTATTAGGACTTAATGTAGCACCTATTTTCTCTCTTGGGCCCTCCAAGACCTCTAGGAGTTCCCATTTTGTAGGTGATCCTCAGAGAGGTACAGCAATTTGCCCGAGATTATACAGCAGATAGAGGGCAGTGCTGGAGCTAGAACCCCTCTGACCCTCTTTGGTCCAAGATTCACCTGGCAATAAGCAGAGGCCATCCCGCTTATGGATGTTCAAGATGTTTTACGTATGTTATGATACGGAAGTCTTGCCATCAGCTTTTAGTTTAGAAATTGTCATTttgggggctcggtcggttaggcaaccgactcttgattttggctcaggccctgatctcacagtttgtgggatcgagccctgccttgagctctgcactgacaacatggagcctgcttgggattctctctccctctctctctgcccctcccctgctggctcactCCCTGtttctcgctcgctctctctctctcaaaataaataaacattttttttaaaaaaaattatcattttcttatAACAGATGAGGAccatgaggcccagagaggttcgGTAACTTACCTATGTCACACAGCTGTGCCCTAAGCCTGGGCTCTTCCCTAGGCCAGCCCATGAGCTGGGTCATTACTGTTGAAAGGCCTGTGTAGCCATTAGACTAGGGGCTCCTTGAGGAAAGGATCTGTGTCATGTTCATTATCAAATGAGTCCAGAAAGAGctggtgcttagtaaatatttcttcCACAAGTAGatcaagttcatttattcatttaggtACAAGAGCAAGGGGAAAGGCATTCCTGGCATCAGGAAAAGCCTGGGCAAACACATGGTAACAGGGCCGTCCCTGTTAGAGAAGCCAGGAGTCTGGTATGGCCAGATATTAGGGCACGCCGGGGACGAGGACAAGAGGCTGGAGAGGGCTTAGGGGACCAGGTTTGAGGCAGCCCTTGGCTGTGACTAAGTGGGTACAGGAAGGAAAAGACCACCAAGGCTGTGATTGTAGTAACTTTCCTTACTGGGCACTGACCAGCTGTGTCAGCCCTGGGCAGAACACATGAGGCTCACAGAGTTACTCCCCCAGGTAATGCTGAGAGGTTGCTGGGCTAGGAGAGGCCAAgagacttgttcaaggtcacaaagGGAATGACACATCCAGGAGTCTACCCTGGCATGTGCTGTTCTTTAGCAAGGTGCTACCTCCCTTAGGATGTCGGGGCAGGGGTTCTGGATCTTGGCCTCACCAGGTCTCAGCCCTGACCCTGGGTGAAGACCGTGGGGCTCGCAGCAAGCAGGGCCCACAGCACTGGGGCTGCAGATTGGCCCATCCTTGTCCCCGGCTCCTCCAGGGTCTCTGCTAGATTGCTGAGGGCCAGCTGGCTCTGGGGCAGGGGATAAGTCTATGCAGAACCCTTTAAGGCTGTTGGGGTCCCTCTACCCTGCGCTCAGAGGAGGTGCTGCCTGATGCAGTCTGCTCCTCGGAGAAGGCCTGGGGACAAATGTGGATCCAGGACCCCGGTCCTAGAGCCTTGCAGTCCCAGTGCCTAGAACCAGGATCTGGGAAGCTCTTCAGTCCTATAACATCACCACGTTCAAAGGGACTCCCAGGCCAGCATTTCCCAAAGCATGGATGAGGTCAGTGCCTCTCAAACAAAGGGCTTTGTGCTCAGCAAGGACTCCAGAGTTAAACAAAACCAAGCCTGTTGTGTTGCTTGGGACTTCTCAGggcctttaaaatgcaaatgtgcaTTAATTACTCTCCAAAGGGAAACATAGTAGATCATGTTCCCCAAATGTGCTTAACCATGGATCCCTTCTTTCAGTGTCTCACTGGAACACGTTCTGGGAAATACACTTTTTAGGTACGGACACTGAAGCCCAGAAAGGGACAGTGATTTATCGAAGGGCACACAGCAAGTGAATGACTTAGTCCCATTTATTGCAAAATTGAGTGGCTGTTTTATCCTTTAATAAATCCCAAGCATGTGTGTGGAATTTTACAGCCTAATAAGTAGTTTAATAATTAAATGAAGCAATGTATGGTAAGCTCCTAACTCATATGTGCATCTAGTAAGCGCTCAATTAATAGTGTGTATTATAATGATACTGATTGTAATAATctagcatttagcacagtgtctggcccaTTTGGTGTTCAGGGTtgaatgaatgttaaataaaGAGTAATAATTCACAGCCGTGTGAGAGCTAAATAAAGCCGTGGGTGTGCACACTTTGTGGGCTGTGAAACTGTTTATTGTTAATATAATTACAGTAAAGTGTAGGTAGGATGGAGGTCATGATCCTGCATTATGAATGAGGCCCTGGCCCAGAGAGGGACAgcgatgtgcccaaggtcacagggaaCGGAAGGGGGAGCCATTGCTCTGCTGGGGCCAGGTCTTTGCCTCTTGGTTTCCAAACTCCTTCCAGCAAAGGCCCCTGAACCCATTCATTGCGCAAGGACTGGGAGCAGTAGGGCAGGTGTAGGCAACGTggcccctcacgctctgtctttccttctcttggtTGTTGCCCTTCGGTGGTGTGCAGGGCGCTGTCCAAGACCCCGGCGGCCCTCGCGCTGAACCAGACGCAGCACTGCAAGCAGCTGGAGGGGTTGGTATCTGCGCAGGTGCAGCTGTGCCGCAGTAACCTGGAGCTCATGCACACCATCGTGCACGCCGCCCGCGAGGTCATGAAGGCCTGCCGCAGGGCCTTCGCGGACATGCGCTGGAACTGCTCCTCCATCGAGCTTGCCCCCAACTACCTGCTTGACCTGGAGAGAGGTAGGGGGCCGGCGGGGGCTGCTAGGGCCCACGGAATGCGTGCAGGTGGGGAAGGATGAATTCAGGCATCAATATATGTGTGTTTAGATAGGTGGGTGAATTcatggacggatgggtggatgtTGATGGCTGTGTGATGGGTGGATGAGTGAAGAggtgggtgatggatggatgcaCAGAAGAAAACAGACGTGGATGGGCGGGTGGATGAATTAATCGTAGACACCGGTATCTGGGcatgaactgatgaatgaataaacatatagTGAGTGAATATAGGAGTTGCAGGGGAGCCTGAAATGGTGGCACAAATGCCTGTGTACCTAATGCGTAAAGGGAAGGATGAAATAAGGCCGAGGAGGCTCTTGGGAGAGGCGTATGTGACAAGAAGACAGGAAAGCCACCACCGGGCAGACAGGTGTGCCACAAGGTAATTCTAGACCGAGGTAGTTCTAGACTGAGGATGCTGTGAGATGCACAGAGTGATATAGGAACCCCACTTTCTGGAGCAGGTGGCTTGCGGGGTGGACTTGGGGGTCCTATGTACAGTCAAGAGCCTTTTGATGGCCAAAAGTGCCCCAATGGATCTCATCTCTCCTCCCGCGTGGCAACAGCTAAGGATTGTATAGCACTTGAcaaagcttccttccttcccgaATTATGGGAATTCTAGAGCGATCCTGTGAGGGAGGTATTATCATTTCCATTCTacagttaaggaaactgaggcttgagaaGGGGAGGTGACTTGCGTGGACCTGAAGCTAGGACCCCCTACAGCAGaggcacattgggctctgtattaGTTTTCCCAGGATGCTGTGACAAGGTCCCACAAACGGGGCTTCAGGCAACGAAACTGTATTGTcccagagttctggaggctggaagcctgaAACCAAGATAccagcagggctgtgctccctctgacAGCCCCGGAGAGGAttctttcttgcctcttcttAGCTTTCGCTGACTGTCCCCAGCCTCAGTGTTCCTTGGCCTGGGGATACATCACTTTAAtccctgcttctgtgtctctgtatcCAGAACTCCCCCCTTCCTATAAGGAcgccagtcattggattagggcccaccctgacccagtatgacctcatctgaGTTCCATTACACCCGCAAAGGCCGTGTTTCTAAATCACGTCATGTTCACAGGTACCAGGGGCCAGGACTTGACTATATCTTTCAGGGGGACACATTTCAACCTACAGCAGGCTCTTTGCACACTTGTCTGCCCCTCGAGTTGTGAGTTCTTTGAGGAGTAGCCCCTAACACTGAGTGCAGGGATGTAGGGGGAGATCCGGAATGGTGAAGTGTGTGGGAGCAAGGGTGCCTGTGGGTGTGTGGGCTTTGCCGGCCTCTGGGAATGAGGGTGAGTTTGTGATGAGTGCACAAATCAGCTGGTGTATGTGTGGGAGAATGGACTGACGACAGATTAATGTCCCTGGTGCTGTCCTCCATCTGGTGGCAGCCTCTGTGCCCGGCTGGCCccacagaggcaggcaggggcccaGGAGGAGGCCCTCAGGCCTGGGTGGGGTCCTGTgctctgtccccccgcccccccgccccgagctGACCCAGCACCTCCCCACAGGGACCCGGGAGTCAGCCTTCGTGTATGCGCTGTCGGCGGCCGCCATCAGCCACGCCATCGCCCGGGCCTGCACCTCCGGCGACCTGCCCGGCTGCTCCTGCGGCCCTGTCCCAGGTGAGCCACCCGGGCCCGGGAACCGCTGGGGAGGATGTGCGGACAACCTCAGCTACGGGCTCCTCATGGGGGCCAAGTTTTCCGATGCTCCTATGAAGGTGAAAAAAACAGGATCCCAAGCCAATAAACTGATGCGTCTACACAACAGTGAAGTGGGGAGACAGGTaaccacccaccccacccaccccagatAGTTGTGCCTCTGCCAGGTGGCCAGGAAAGGGCCACCCAGTGTGCCCTgattgggggggggtgggggacgggccCGATCCACCCACGTTGAGTGCTCCCGGCCTCCCCcggctctctctcccctctccagccGCTTGGGGCTTGCCTGGCTCCTCCTTCTCTAGGGGGTCCACTGGGGTTTGAGTTGAGAATATTAGTGGAGCAGAAGGGACACTGAGCTAGGAGTCAGGAGCTCTGAGTTCCCATCTTGGCTCTGGCACTAGACTAGCTGTGTGAcgttgggcaagtcacttcctctcCGGGCTCAGTTGtttctgtctataaaatgggctGGGTCGGTGCTCTTCAGTCCCCATCAGCTGTGTTCCTCAGGCTCCTCCTGTGGGGTCCTGAGCAGAGGCTGGGTATGGGAGGAGGCATGGGGAGGGCCATGGGGCAAGAACCTTAGCCTAAGGGGTAGTCTCCTTGGCTCTAACAGGGACTCCCGCCCAGGTCCAAAACTCAGTTTCCCCTCAACGTTTGTTACGATCAGTGTTTCATTAATCCCTCACCTCATTCCACAGAAGGTTGGGGTGAATGcgtaagtgaatgaatggacctctttattttttgaaaatgaaaaaaacaactttataccaaactgcgtgccaggcactgaggtGGTGCTTGGGGCGTTTTCTCTCCCGTAGTCTCCCCTGTGGGGAGGTGCGGCTACCCCCTTACACACGGGGAGCTGGGTGCCTGAAGGGTGGAGAGTCGGGTGCAGATGGCATCTCATGgcctcctccctgcagccccatCAGGCCCATTGCACAGAGGCAGccagtgaggcagagagagcttAGGTGGCTTGGCTAAGGACACAGGGTGCGATGGAGCCCAGGTCTGTGGACTCCAAGTCCGGAGGTTTCCACGTCCTCACCTTCCTCTCTCATTGGTCTCCCTTATAGAAGGATTCTGGGATGTCCAGGCCATGTTTggacagttggggaaactgaggccaagagacaCTATGGGTCCATAGCAGAGCCTGGCCAGGGACCCAGGGCTCCTGTCTCCCAACCCTGCGGGCCTGCCCCCATCCTTGGGAACTCAGCCTCAGTCCTACTCCCTGCCTGGCCTGAGCTTCGTGTATCCAGGAGCACAGCCATCTGGTCCCCCGGTGCAGTCAGGACAGGATACTCAGCTGCCGGGGCACATCGGGCCTGTCCCTGGGGCCCTGTTGCCAAGGAGCTGGTTTCCCTGGGACCATCTGCAAAAGGACCCAGTGCCCTCTCCCGGCCACAGGGCTTGTGTGTCTGGCACACAGCGGGCACCAGGAAACTCTGGGCCCCTTCCCACCCATCAAAGCTGAGGCACTAAACATACCTTACCTCTCCTTTATGACTCAAAAGCGCCTCGATGCCCTTGGGAGGTTGAACATGCCCTGCATTTGGGTTCATCTCATTCCTGTGCTCTTCACAGGCTTTGCTGGGCCAAGTCCAGATTTTAGACCCAGTGGACTCCCTCAATTCTTCACTACCTGGCACTGATGAAGGAGATGGAGCCCTGGGACCTTGACCACCTCCCACACTAACTCACTGAATGATTTGGGGCAAGTCTctgcctgctctgtgcctcagtttccccatcattTGAAGGCAGGGGTAGGCCCAGGGGACCCATAAGCCTTGCAGCTCTGCATagggcaggcaggagggcaggCCCAGGCACAGGGATCCAAGTCCCATGTGCAAAGGAGCAGGGAATAGAACGCAAAACTGAACTGCCTGCAGAAGACATCTATCGAACTCATGCCCCTCAGGTACACATGAGGAAGCTGATGGGACAAGAAGATGATGGGACAGAGTCACTTCTTTAGCCAGGGCTAGAGTTCCCTGAGCCCCAGAGCCCAGACCTCCCCCCTCCACCACAGGCATTAGACTGATTTTTCAAACCAGTGTTGATTTGACTTTCGTTAGTTCACAAAACCCTTTCATATGCGTCCACTCTTTGCATCCTTGCAACCTCCCTGGAAGGTAGCGATTATGCGCGTGCTCTGCACATATAAGGTAGAGGGGCTGAACAGTGGAGGGCTTGCTGAGGGTCACCAGGCAGCAGAGGGGAAAGGCCAGCCAGGCCAGGGAAtgtgcctccccaccccatgcacttacttcctgcctcttcttactgtccccctcccttccttcccttgcccttccttccttctcttttctccctttttttccccagcaagCTTTTAGGGAATCCCAGTTTTGTGCAAGAGAAAAGCATGGAGCAATTAAAAGGCATGGCTTTTGCAACTGCCCTCAGACCTGAGTTCCAATCCCAGCTCTCAGATTTTCTAGCTGTGCAGCCTTGAGCTTGGGgtttggcctctctgagcctttgtttcctcTGTTTAAAGTGGGGAAAATAATAATACCTCCTGTGAAGGACTGTTGTGGTGATTAAGCCATGTTATATGTTAGAGCTCTTGGCATCTGCTGTCCCTGCAAATGCCActcccttcctgtccctccccgctgccccccaCGTTGGAGGAGGAGCTGAGAATCTAGGACATCTCCCAGCTTTAGAGCCAAAAGCTCCCTCACTTGAGGCCTAGAGCAGACGATGACTCCCTGAGAGCACCCAGCAtgcggaggggtgggggcagggtcccTGGACAGGCCAGGCAGCGGGCTCTGGCCGCCCAGCCCGACGCCCTCCCCTGTCTGCAGGCTCTGCGCGCCTCTCTGGAAATGAAGTGTAAGTGCCACGGGGTATCTGGCTCCTGCTCCATCCGCACCTGCTGGAAGGGGCTGCAGGAGCTTCGGGATGTGGCCTCTGACCTCAAGACCCGCTACCTGTCAGCCACCAAGGTGGTGCACCGACCCATGGGCACCCGCAAGCACCTGGTGCCCAAGGACCTGGATATCAGGCCTGTGAAGGACTCGGAGCTTGTCTATCTGCAGAGCTCGCCCGACTTCTGCATGAAGAACGAGAAGGTGGGCTCCCATGGGACGCAAGACAGGTAAGGGCCTGCTGTCACCCTGGCAGGAAAGGGTCAGCTAGGCTGCACATGCCCCACCCCAAGGCACACAGTCTGGGCTCAGCTGGCATTTGGGGGAGTGGAGTCCCTGCCCAGCTGAGGGAGGTGGCCCCAGGAATGttgagcaggggtgcctgggtccaAGGGGCCCGCAGCAGAGCTCCTGGGAGTGGCTGTTGTGTACCTTGCCCgggcaggggcccctggggagTGGAGGCTGGTGGGAGCTCCCTCCTTCCGCctggtgggggagatggggagagacgATGACCACACTGGGAGGCTGGCTGAGAAAGAAGCTGTCCCACGTAAGACAGGTCCTCAGTGTTTGTCAACTGAATAAATGAAGGGTAAATGTCATGTCACCTGGTCATTGGACAAATaaggaactgaggcacaaggGGGCAGCAGCCAGCCCACAGCCACACAGGCAGTCTGCACAGAGCCGGGACAGGGCCGGGGCAACTGCTTTTCAGAAGGGCAGCAGGAGGGCAAAGCGTGCCTGCATTCTGTGGAGACAATGCTCCCGCGTTCCCACCTCCCAGGCCCCAGCTCTCTCCCCCACCGATCCCCAGTTTAACAGCTGGAGCTGGGGTCCCTACATCTGGTCCCATCACTGCTGCTGAAGCCGGCTTAggacaggagaaagaaaggggcccAGGGGTGATTGcagacctactgtgtgccaggctgggCTGCTGAGGATTCAGGGCAGCAGCATTTCCCAGAGACCTTTTGGGGGCAGTTAGTCCTGAAATGGTGTAATAGAAACAGTTCTGCAATCAAATATGATTGGGAAATTCTCTTTGGCGACTTGCAAGGCACGAGAACATTTTAAAGGCTCGAAGGAATCCCACAGTAAAGAATCTGCCTAAGCCAACGTTTCCCAGAGGTGTTTGCTGTGGAACTTTTTTATTAAGGAGCCCCTAATAGCATTCCACAAAACTAGTGTTCTGCGGGGTTAAAAGAATATTGAACCAGAGTGAGGGTGTCTGAGAACgtgtctggcacatagttggTGCCCGGCCAGCATCTGCTTCCTCCGCAGCCCACGTTCCTGTCTCCAGGAGAGGGGGGCTGGTTTGGGGGGCTCCATCGTCACAGGCTAGGgcagcaggctctgtgaggaGGCCTCGGCTTCCATCTGGAGGCCAGATTGAGGGGGTCGGGTGGAGTGAAGATGGAACCGGGTCAGgccagg is from Neofelis nebulosa isolate mNeoNeb1 chromosome 10, mNeoNeb1.pri, whole genome shotgun sequence and encodes:
- the WNT11 gene encoding protein Wnt-11 isoform X2, which translates into the protein MRARPRVCEALLFALALQTGVCYGIKWLALSKTPAALALNQTQHCKQLEGLVSAQVQLCRSNLELMHTIVHAAREVMKACRRAFADMRWNCSSIELAPNYLLDLERGTRESAFVYALSAAAISHAIARACTSGDLPGCSCGPVPGEPPGPGNRWGGCADNLSYGLLMGAKFSDAPMKVKKTGSQANKLMRLHNSEVGRQALRASLEMKCKCHGVSGSCSIRTCWKGLQELRDVASDLKTRYLSATKVVHRPMGTRKHLVPKDLDIRPVKDSELVYLQSSPDFCMKNEKVGSHGTQDRQCNKTSHGSDSCDLMCCGRGYNPYTDRVVERCHCKYHWCCYVTCRRCERTVERYVCK